The genomic segment CAGAGCCAGCTGTGTTGTGAGGACAGCGGGAAACAGGCTCCTGTGTGCCACATCCAGCTGCGAGAGCATGTCGCAGCTCCATGGGCAGACCGGCTGCGAGCACTTGCAGCAACCTGGATAGTCCGCTCCCACAAGATAATAGTGGCTATCCACGTCGATCACCTCCCTTACCTTCCGGTAAATCCCGGAGCTGTTCATCTTTGAGGAACACTGGGGGCACTTTGAGGGGATCCCCCACATCCTCATCGGTGCCCAGATAAACAGCCTCTGCCGGAAGTACCAGCCAGGCTCAGGAGGGGATGGTTTGGGCTCCAGTGGAGGGTGAAACCAGCAGGCCTGGATCTATTGCTTTAGTTGGCCTGTAGGCTCATACAAGCATTTGGAAACCCAGACCTGATCGGCTTCCTGGATCACCCTTCTGAACTGGTCAGGCAGGAAACCTTTCCAGTTGACCCTCTGTGCTGCAGGTGGTGGAGCTGCCGTGTGGTGTGGCGCGGCAGAGCAGGATGAAGAAGGGGGCAGAGACGGCTTTGATGGTACCCTGAAGTGTGCTGCAGGTGGTGGAGCTGCCGTGTGGTGTGGCGCGGCAGAGCAGGATGAAGAAGGGGGCAGACACGGCTTTGATGGTACCCTGAAGTGTGCTGCAGGTGGTGGAGCTGCCGTGTGGTGTGGCGCGGCAGAGCAGGATGAAGAAGGGGGCAGAGACGGCTTTGATGGTACCCTGAAGTGTGCTGCAGGTGGTGGAGCTGCCGTGTGGTGTGGCGCGGCAGAGCAGGATGAAGAAGGGGGCAGAGACGGCTTTGATGGTACCCTGAAGGCATAGTGAACCACTTGGATGTtattgggaaaaataacctgatgagcacatcacatggcaggcacattaatatatagtcgactcttgctctaaacccaacgaacacataacacaaacatgataatatagtcaggtcaaggccagagccgaaggccccatttcccaggcaaatggtagacactcagacaatgcaccagtcatcctcaagggcctgagagccacattaatttatcacacaggagacacctcgaagctctcccccgttagaaGGAACCAAGAgaaacacctgcccataccaggggcctgagagccacactaaattatcacacacaagacacttcgggggggcactcccccgtttaatttatcacaccggagacacgaggagctctccccccgttaggagaagatccagggcctgggagccaaggtgcagcaaaaacacacagaaccacacacatctcaaacgcacacacctcatcgagaggaggatacagcttaagactgtatcacacagggactcatcatcttcttctgaagcagaccttccacggaggcgaagctctggacgaaccatcagcgctgattagggacttagacatattcgatctctcacgctttatgactctgtataaccgttgccactttacttaataaatccaaggtcctcgtgccgacagactttattacctctccgtctcatttcatctggtccagtaactagacagaccgtttttcccctcaatgtGGTTCAAAAGACCAACAGTACCCTGCACCTTGGCCCCACAGGTATCACACTGCTCCTCCGTGTGGTGGTCCGACAGGTGCTGGGTGAACCGGTCTCCCTCCACATGCAGGTTGCACAGGCAGCACTGCACTCCCTCTCCTGCTTCTGCgtctcctctccctgcctctgcgTTGACTGCCCctgcctctgtgtctcctcctctcgctgcctctgtgtctcctcctctcgctgcctctgtgtctcctcctctcgctgcctctgtctctcctcctctcgctgcctctgtctctcctcctctcgctgcctctgtctctcctctccctacctccGTGCTCCCTGCCTCGTCCGTCTTAACTCCTCCTGCCTCACTAGACCCAGCAGCGCCTGATGACAGATctgctggctgggggggggggggggggggggttacaaaaAGAGGGCCATGCTATGCTACATGCAACTAAGAATCCTACACTACTATACTAGTTTTCTCCAGAATGGTACAGATACATATTGTTCAATAAATAAATCCACAAAATAGAATGATGTATTGAATAGTGTTTATTCTGACATGTTAAAAGAAAATCAATAAAAAGCAAACAGGCTTTGAAAACATCAGAGGCATTACTGCAAAATCACTGAAGCCCACCagaggaaaaaacaaacaaacaaaccagcaAACAATCAATTAGTAAATAATTTCACCTACCTTGTGGAACCCACAGGAGCACTTAAGGCTTCCCCCAAACAGATCCTTGGTGTTCATTTGCTTCTGCAGCGGGCAAGCCTCTATTTTTTCTAAGGCCTTTTTCCATTTTGTGGCCCCTGGCCGTTTGCCTGTGGTAAAATGGAATTGGCCCCGAGCATACTTAAGGCATACATCCCTCCAATAGGAATCAGGCTTTGCTTCCTTCATCTGCAAACATCAAATGTAAAACAGGTTAATGTCGAGCTaggctatgtgtgtgtacagacagacagattggtAGAAATGAtacatgtgtatgtatttatatatatatatgtatgtttgtaggtGGGTAGGTATGTTTTGCATTACTGTTTTATtactatacaaataaagttctaataatattaatgttatcattatttgtattattcaatcaatcaatattttCATACGAAGACATTGTAGCACAAAGTGCTTCACAAAATAAAAGCAGGCAAACTAAAGGATCATTATTGTTAATAATTAAACTTGGCACAATTAAACTTGTTTCATACACCTGTTTGCGCTGTTCAAGCACATAACAAGACTCCATTACCGGAGGGGATGAAACTTGGCACAACTATTTCGTTTATACGACAAATAAATACGTTATTATTGGTCTGATTCTGTCATATCAGCAATATCCCCACCATAGCCACACAGCTAGCATGTACAGCGAGTTGGCTATGTAGGCTACAGCGACGCTATTCACTTCGCTATTcttttattattgttaataattaAACTTGGCACAAGCATGTCATAAACATGTCTGGACACATCTGCACTCTGCCCCAACATATAACGAGGCTCCATTACCGGAGGGGACGAACCCTGGCACAATTATTTCACATCACAAGACATCattaaaagtcaaataaataagtTATTATTGATCTTCTGATTCTATCATATCGCCAATATCCCCACACTGCTGGCCGCAGCCACACAGTGTTAGTATGCACAGCAGTCAGATGCTCCGTTAGCAAAGTGGCCAAGTGGCCACGTAACAAGAAAGTTGAAATACAAAGTTGAATATCATTCTGCCGGGACGAGAAATGCAATCGTTAaccgttttgttttttatggtgTTGCTTTTATGAGTATTAATCAAgtttccaaacctttttccCGAGTCTGTAGTGATGCGGTGGAAAAGAATGGCTGTGACTCTAAAGCGATAACCACGCCTCCTCGGTCACGTGACACAGTTCGGAATCAATGTTCGGACAGTGTTCGGACCTTGTTCGGACCTCGTTCGGACCTCGTTTGAAACTCTTTGATCTCGTTAGGAATGTGTTCGGACCTCGTTCGGAATTGTTCGGACCTTTTGTAATGTGTTAGGACCTCGGAGACAGTCCAGAAACTGACAGGTACGGCCACGACAACACACTTTTAGTGTACCAAGTCTCTGGCTTTTTGGAACAGGAAGAGTCTGGAACACTTAGGGTAGGTTCAGCCTTGCTTGATATAATTTTGAAATAGTCTTCAAATTGACTGAAGCTAGCTTTGATCACATCTTGGAGACGGCAGGCATTGAACCTCAGGCCTTCTACATGAGAAGCATACGCTTTGCCGTTGAGAGAAGTCCCCTGTGTTACTTCAATTGTACGTCTGTAAAACCGATTCCTGAAGCTTTGCTTAACGATAGAAGGGACAAATAGGTCATCAGTTGGCACTAGGGTATCATACATTTTATAGAGAATTTTGCTTGCCTGCCGCCGTTGTCATTGATGGAAAGTCTATTGCATTGATGGattgtgtggtagaaattaatgagtatattctatggtaacccatgattattattatgccttatatatattaatggtagaagacacatgatacctgcagagcctggattcagaacagatggtgggacACAGAACTGAGCAGAAAGCTACGGGGTTAAGCtatgttgacctcagccttcagcCCTATGATTATTTTGACTACGGGGTTAATGTATGCTGgcctcagactggtgtccaaGATCACTTTGTTGATAATATTCTGAGACTGATGATTGATGAAGATTGATGTGGGCGGAAACCTCCATTGGGACAAAGGAattcttgtatgtatgtgtgtataaagagGACCTGGAATCGATGTTtgagcagtgactctatagacctactcaggctgttatcgttgttgtttttcttcacgataaagtcttttttcaattcttgctccggacccctcgatttcttttacactctctctcttaaattagtctaagtgttttaaatctcgattaatcttcgACATATTGGCGTCACGAACAGGATGAAATAGGAACTcgccagctgccgggccagaggacgggacgcgaacggatcatacgaccagagctcaagggtaagttgtcttgccatatataggatagagtcgtttgatctgttcttgccccgtctgaacgccgagcagcaggtaaagtgtctcttcgatCAAACAAACCAAGTTGTTTGAAGCATCGTTTGAATGAGTTTAATGCCCTAAACGTGATTCAATTGAgctgcagatattggatctggAGGTGGGGCCAATCTTTagttctgatcttggtgctttgtggcaatggttcttgtttgaaattctggttgattcaTTATCCATCCGACTGTTcatgtgttaaccaaaaggccagtttatacactcggtcaaccttttatttgtaattaattacaaacaattcggacatttttcaatataagataaagaaattgtatgaatcggcttattgtctgtatttaagtcgtgttaggattaagttacctcggagatttttacgacccggttaatttttttgttgttgattctgtcataaataaattaggcggacagagaatagttaatttgtttaaagtagttgataatcattaataaattagacggatagagaatagttaatttgttgaagtactgaataaatgtgtaaatcttctttgacttaaacatcatcgcgctgactctaactgcacgtgcacgagcaaacacacaggggacgagcaggagcctgcaggccagggTTAAAGATAACAGTAAAGGGTGGGGGTcacattccaatcttcaggagggagacaagcgcttgggaagagttcacatttgtagcttagagatagtaaagtatagaaaataactagtagaataaactcaaataaattttatcaataaatagtgtacttcagaatagataaataaagtaataaagtaataattaaaaatggcaccaacagcggtagagattttgagtagagaccgtctattgctcaaaggtgagacgaaaaagatctctgaaaaatgggaagaaaggacagaaggagcaggcactatatggcccataggagggacttttgatccaataatgtatagggacatggaggtagtgataaggaattacatagataacagaagtggaaaaacggcctcagcaaagagggacagggaaaagttagtactagctttgttcttagaggaaggagagagatggcgaacattacagagagtggcgggagaaataatagctaataacaacaaggctcaaccattgcctctgaaggttgagccaccgctgTACAAACCAGCATCATTGTACCCATTGCTAATAGGCACGGTAAaaattaaaggggaagtcacactaaaTGAAGAAGATAAGAAATACAACCCAGAGACAGAGGGGCCTGTCTGCAGTAAAGCATTACAAAGAGTACCCCACACGTCATCAGGAAGTTATCCTACTCTAGTTGATGGACAGCAGGCATTCTCtcccccagtacaacagcctcagagccaacagTCACATACTCCaactgttacacatgtacacatccataattatgggaaccccacaaataaaaatagacagaatcagtacAAAGGGccccaaggacagtttagaaacaatcaacaaccaggatcccaaggacaacgcagaggtcctttaatatgttttggGTGCAATCAGGAAGGACATATTAAGAAAGATTGTTTAactaacccttttccaccacagcaaacacagggtaacagcgaccagggacaggcaggtccctttatgggtcagggatactaggggtgcccagagaatccacagggggaggatcagcttgtagcaatcacaaaactagctgatgaggaaccaatactgcaggttctgataaattatagaggcacgccaatgatggcccacactggagccacttacacttgcgtaggtccaaattatgcctctcacctccccatggcaggaaaattcaccaaaactttaggattctcggaacacacgcagttaatacctatgacagctccaaggatgacaatcggtgaattcttattttaagttgtatatgtgagtgagtgagtgagtgagtgagtgagtgagtgagaaagagttagcattgagttgagttagaggggatgaatgaagtgatttgtgaagagtgagacagagaagaggaagagtgtgtggattggcaacgagaagtggcgatgagattggagaaggctttccggttagaattttctttggggagattcatatctttcgatggccttttaagattaataaatctagttttggagagtgtccaaaaaacgaataaaccagaaaggaaaggaaaggaaaggaaaggaaaggattgaGAGTaaaaaatggttatggagatttgtgaaagcaaaagAAGTaggtaaagagaggtaaagaaagttagagagaaggaacgtaagtaaggaaaacccgcaggtgggggctggacagagagacaactgagagaaagagattgaatttgcattgtgctgaatagattatttgtgcgtttggatgtactctgtaattggttcctgaatgtaacccatgtccactgttttagaaaaaacctagaaccaccgctgggattggtgattctgtggttcttggagactctccaacgcgtcggaacaccatgtggtatatatcattacatcttggtacacagagcactagtgagacaacgggttggatcagagagagaaggtgtttggagaagggagaggaatgtatagaaagcaaaaagggcggatgcggccgacccggaggtaataaatcagcggagaggtggctcgggtcgtttagctcaggaggtagagaagttgtctagtaaccgaagggttgctggttcgatccccatctctcctagctgagtgttgatgtgtccctgagcaagttacatggttattacaggatttaggaataattatttagactccaaaacatgagcaattagcgttaaaaaattgtctgcacaccacactccacaggagtcaatgggttcaatggggccagggtaaaatgactcatcaaaagaggagcggacccaacccatggactctgcgtggataggtggatgtgattttggtgcttggacctgacgaggtctaggtgccaggataacaacacaaataaaatatttccttt from the Gadus macrocephalus chromosome 20, ASM3116895v1 genome contains:
- the LOC132448873 gene encoding uncharacterized protein LOC132448873, which codes for MNTKDLFGGSLKCSCGFHKHGPLFVTPPPPPPQPADLSSGAAGSSEAGGVKTDEAGSTEVGRGETEAARGGETEAARGGETEAARGGDTEAARGGDTEAARGGDTEAGAVNAEAGRGDAEAGEGVQCCLCNLHVEGDRFTQHLSDHHTEEQCDTCGAKVQGTVGLLNHIEGKNAHFRVPSKPSLPPSSSCSAAPHHTAAPPPAAHFRVPSKPCLPPSSSCSAAPHHTAAPPPAAHFRVPSKPSLPPSSSCSAAPHHTAAPPPAAQRVNWKGFLPDQFRRVIQEADQVWVSKCLYEPTGQLKQ